The genomic stretch TACTGTACTCACTGTGAACTTCGACTAAACAAAGCCAGTGAGGTACTTATATGGTTATATTTCCCTTCTTTGTTGTGACCTTTATTTTTGCTCCTCTCTcaaataatttcttttatttcactTTTAGACTAGATACTCCCAGACTTAACATTGGATGCCAGACTTAGCATTGCAAATTTATTTATCTGATCTCTGGAGATTTCTATTTGTTTCATTGCTGAATGCCAGACTTAACATTATGCTTCAGGATCCAAATGTGGGAGAGAAATTTCCTGGGAGAGATAGGGAATTGACCATCTTTTGCTTAGAAATTACATTTGGGATTTGTTTGTTTGGAGTGAAATAGGAGGGAAATAGATGGTGGGAGGGAAGAGAATTAGAAAATTTTCTTCTTAATTTTActtcaaaatttgaaattccTCTTCCCCCTTCTCTATTTCCCTCCTACTTCACTCCAAGCAAACAAAGCCTTAGAGTATATGATAGAGTTGCGGCCAGTAACAGGTTTGGGCTATTTTTACAAGAGAAGAGATAAGTAGCACTACTCTATTAGCTGATAGTTAGCAATTCTAGCTTGGTTTAGCTGGCTGTTGGTTAGTTAGCTCTACTTCTAAGTTCTAACTACCTATGAATAGCTGTATTGTAGTTAGTTTTGGTTTTATGCTTTTCTGTTTTGTCCATTCAGTTAGAGCTGGagagaatctctctctctctctctctctctctctctctctccaagTTGGTAGTTCCAACTGTCTAAGAACACCTTCTAGGGACTGCAATTTGCAATCCCTGTTCAGCAATAAAGTCCTAAACGTTCTGCTAGCTCCTGCTTCTATGAACTGGTATCAGTAGCTTGAGGATCCTGGTGCTGAATAGTTGTATTGTTGTTAGTTTGGGTTTCATGCTTTCTGTTTGTCAATTCTGTTAGAACTGGAGAgaaactctctctctctgtgtTGAGTTGGTAGTTCCATCTGTGTAAGAATTCCTAGGGAGTGCGATTTGCAGTCCCTGTTCATCAATAAAGCCCCAACGTTTCTGCTAGTTCCTGAAgctatatataaaaaatattcgGTAAATAAGCCACAGTTTTCAAACCAAACGAGCCCATCTTTTTGCGGACAGCAGAGGGATCCCTGTAGAAAAATCTATGGGGATTGATTTGTACTTTGAAGGGAGGGTTCAGACTTTGGGATTCCATCAGCTATATTGATAATTCGATTGCCTCAAATAGTTCATTGGGTTGCTGTGGATTGTTATGTATTTTTGGATCCATTTTTCTTTCGAATTTTCTATTGCTTTTACAAATGTAAAATAGGAGACGGACCAGCCAGATGAACTACTGCTTGATGCTATTATTTTGAAGGTTTCTGACTGCCAGTGGTCAACTGTGTGATTTCAGCTTACTTTGGGATTCTTACGAGAGCGGCTAGCTGAAGCCCACACAGAGCATCTGGACAGGGGCTGTAGGTTGAAGCCCAAATTTTGTGTAAAGACACAGTTTAGTTTAACTGCATTATACATTTCATGTGAAGGTTGTGAAACATTTGAGGTTGTAATTTGACAGTTTCGTTATTTATGGTTTGGAGTTTGGACTGTTGTATCAGAGGTTCAACACGCATCAAGATTTTTCTGCCTATTTTTggtttttcctttttcttttttcattgcTTTTGGTGGGAAGGACAATGATTGTGCAGTAGACTAGAGTAGAAGCTAAGAACCACTATGGGCAGAGCAAAAAAGGACGGAATAGGGTAGGCGAACTAATTCACATCTGAATATTCAAACTGATCCCAAAGACCTTTACCGTTTACCCACTCTCTTTTTACTTGAAAGAATTAACTCGTTACTAATAAACTaagtttaaaatatataatatttaaacaTGTTATATGCACACAAAAAATCGATCATcggtataaaatatatattgaaatttaaaatatattagtaataaattaaataatatatatttatacacaaatacataataACTTATTTAGTAGCTGATTTTTAGTGTGTTTATAGTATtctttattaatattattgttcCAAAAAATTGCCTGAAAGAATATGATTTGGGTCTAAACGTGAGGTTCAGACTACTTTGGATGAGGATTTCGACGTCTTTTCCAATGTGGCAGTACCGTTCAAGGTCTTTGAATGAGGATGGTGGATAATATTTACAAAGAATTCTAATATTTAAGTTAGCAAGTATTTTAGGCAGGTTTAAGTGAATTGAGATTAATAAATACCTACATTTGATGGGATATTTATATAGTTGACCGATGACTTTACTATCAGTCTGGAACTCTTCCACCTATAGTGGTACGTAGTTACTTCCCAATGTTTATAGAGTTATGTCACGTTTCAAGTAGTGGACAAGCTTATAGACATGCATCTATTAGTGTAGTTGAGAGGCCTTTCTTATTGCTCAAGTCGGGGCGGGCTTGGACCAAAAGATCCGCACTCCAAGTAGTGGACAAGCTTATAGACATGCATCTATTAGTGTAGTTGAGAGGCCTTTCTTACTGCTCAAGTCGGGGCGGGCTTGGACCAAAAGATCCGCACTCCAGGTGAATTAGGTAGTTTTGTAGAATGGATCTTCTGGTCTCTTGTTGGATTTTATAGAAGTGAGTTTATTCACTTTAGTCTTGAATCTCGTAAGTTAGGATATGAATAGTGCACCTGCTCAAAGTCGAGTTTATGCAAGTTGGACCTCGAGCAAGCAGGTAAGTAAGTCGTGTATTTGGaacttgaatataaaaaaagTGGCACTTATTATGTCTTATACTatttttacaacttgtttttcTTGATATGATTAAGTTGAAGAAGTCAGTTGACTCGACGTAATTTAATTGACATGATATTTCGTTTTTTTATAACTGTTCGCGTACATTTTCAGTTTCTTTGATAACTATGTAGCATTTAGATcatgataaaattattttttccccttcttatagttatataaatttggttccttttcctatttttctttttccttcgtCTTCTGTGCACAAACTTTTATTCTTCTCTAACACACGAAAAACTCTTCTTTTTCACTAAAGCTATTATTCTCTTCCcaactttctttctttcatgCAAACTTTGGTGTTGCCAAATTTCAGGATCACACTTATAGTATTTCTCTGATTCTTTACTTCAAGGTTAGTGCTTTCCCTCCTTTACGTATACATTCGCATAATCATAGGAGAATTAATTTTAACGAGATAACAATATGGTATTTAGTTATCAGTTATCACATGAggtatttttatatatagaatTATTAATCAATTATGTATGGTTTCTgatgaaaaataatatattcaacATGAATATTGTTTGTTAGGTAGAAGATAACAGATtgacaaagaaaattaattacaatgggtatatttattttaaaaaatatttttttatataatactataaaaaatatcatgGTCACCCTGAATTACTACATATTCAACTTCCATCAACAGTGATAGAATGCCTAAATTGAGACATTTTTTAGACTATAATATTTGTCAAACAAACAATTAATGAAACACTCATCCATACCTTCTCATTTTGagtatatttatacataaaaaaaagttgaaatagtaaaagtgataaaaatgatgatttttataattttgtgtggCTATCTATATTTAGAAGACTAGAAGACTATgattatctaacaaaattaattttatttattgcattcaatttgaataagtaaaaaactatcttattttattttagtccttaattcacattatttaaatttagctcaatatatatgatttgatttgatttaattattagtgaaaAATATATTGAGAATCTATTTTATGCATAGATTTGttattttaatgattaattaattaattaatacatataattaatataattaatttgatttaataaattaaaaaaaataaattaaaaaatactaacaaaatattaaaagaaataaattaaaaatactaccaaatcaatttgatataaattataataaattatgtgatatttaaatatctaatcaaatcaattagttgatatagtttatttatcataataaattgtatttaatgagtCAAAAAAAACAAATCGTTAAACACTCTCGTAAGCATGCATATCACGTCAACTCCATCATTAAGTGCAGAAAcctgatttttatataatagaatagataataaatagaatatatgaaaatattatataatagatttttttaaattcttattgTTTGTTCGttgctaatttttatataattacttaataatttcCACCTATGAAACTATCAACTACCTCATATTatgatttaattaataaaaattatgacattaatattttttcataaatcttgttattatttataattaggaAATAgtcataaataaattttatattaccTTTAAAATTTTAGCGTAATTGAGTATAATTTTTACATTTTGAAATGAATttactcaaaaaaattaatatgtaaatcacattattattaggggtaagtacgattttggtcccttAAGTTTAGTGCCAGAATCGAATTCGTCCCTCTTGTTATTTTGCcattaaaatcgtccttaatgtttttttttgtattaaaatcgtcctttttaataaaattttttgttttattcctaaactacccctattcctattttaataaaaaaaatataaaataaaaaaaaaaacgaaaacgcAGTGTTTGGGGAGGGGAAGAAAACGCGTTgggtggggggggggggttggGAAAGAAAAGGGTATACAAAGGGGAAGGGGAGGGAAGGGGAGGGGGACGGCGCCGAGGAGCCTCCGTCGTCGCCGCCGTGACCTCGTCGTCGCCGTGACTTCTGTTTCTGTTTCTGTTTCTCTTGAATTTCTGtttctctatttttctatttctgtTTCTGTTTGGGGTGGAGGGAAGGGGAGACGGGAAGGGGAAAGGGGAGacggggagggggaggggacGCGTGGGGGGGGGGTGGAGGGGAGGGGGAAGGGGACGCGttggggtgggggtgggggggAGGGGACAGTGGGGGTGGGGAGGGGGAAGGGGACAGTGGAGacggggagggggagggggagaGGACAGTGGGGGTGGGGAAGGGGAAGGGGACAGTGGAGacggggagggggagggggaggggacgcgtggggtgggggtggggggagGGGACAGTGGGGGTGGGGACGGGGAGGGGACAGTGGGGGTGGGGAGGGGGAAGGGGACAGTGGGGGTGGGGGGAAGGGGGAATGGGAGGCggggagggggaagggaaaagggGAGATGGGAGacggggagggggaggggacAGTGGGGGTGGGGAAGGGGAAGGGGACAGTGGAGACGGGAAGGGGGAGGAGGAGGGGACGCgtggggtgggggtggggggagGGGACAGTGGGGACGGGGAGGGGACAGTGGGGgtggggagggggagggggaggggacGCGTGGGGTGGGGGTGGGGAGGGGGAAGGGGACAGTGGAGGTGGGGGGAAGGGGACAGTGGAGGTGGGGGGAAGGGGGAATGGGAGGCGaggagggggaagggaaaagggGAGACGGGAGacggggagggggaggggacAGTGGGGGTGGGGGGAAGGGGGAAGGGGGAGGGGACAGTGGGGGTGGGGGAAAAGGGGAAGGGTAGAATtgtcattaaaaaaaaattttaattacaaaggACGAAAGTTAAATACAAATGCAACattaaggacgattttaatgGCAAAATAACAAGAGGGACGAATTCGATTCTGGCACTAAACTTaagggaccaaaatcgtacttaccccttattattataaattacatTTTTAACATAATTAGTGGTGTTTATTTGAACCATTAAATTTAGCTtctaataatattaaaattaacctATTTTATTATCTTGTGCCTTCAAATAATTTACACGACTAACATAAAAACAtaacaattgaaaaaaaaaatcattacaatgggtatattcattttaacaattattcttttatctaatatatactataaaaaaatacattggCCACTTTGAATTGCTACAGGTCAACTTCCATCCACATTAGTAGAATGCCTAAATTGAGATATATTCATCAAACAAATAACACTCATCCGTACTTTCTCATTTTGGGtacatttatatataaaataaattatacataaaaaaaaaataagaagaaaagaagagttgaAATAACAAGAGTATTAAAAATTATGATTCTTATAATTTTGTATGGTCATCTATATATAGTAGACCAGATAACTATaattatctaacaaaattaatttgtatttattgcaCTCAACTTGAATAATTaagaaattatcttattttaatttagtttttaattcacatgatttgaatttagcttaatatatattatttgatttgatttgatttgattattaGTTGAAAATATCTCAGTTGtctattttattcataaatttattatttaatgactaataaattaatcaaattaattaattagtacacacaataaatttggtttaataaattaaaagaattaaattaaaaaatactaacaaaatattaaaataaataaattaaaaaatattactaaatcaaattggtataaattataataaattatatgatatttaaatatttaatcaaatcaattagttgatatagttAGTTTATCGTAATAACTTGTATTTAatgagataaaaaaataaaccaaaaaacACTTTCAGAAGCATGTCATATCAGCTCCATTGTTAAATGCAGAaatccgatttttatataatagaatagatagatttttatatttcaaataatatctatataaattctaacttaaaaaaattttaaaattaaaaaaaagctaaattgtttattgatttttcaaatttaaataaatcaactcaaaataaatgataataatttaaatttaataaaattaaaagataaattcaaatcatataataCCATTTATAATAATCTTAGTCAAATCTATAtaatcaaaatcaatcaaacaaacacccttgatttttctttaaatcctaaaccctagaGCTGAGTCTAACCCTCACCGGAGACAAACTTGAGAAAGCGAAACCATCAACCATGAAGATGGATAGGATCAGTTTGTTACCGGACTCTATCCTTTGCGACATTCTCTCTTGCCTCCCAACAAAAGAAGCTGTATCCACCGGTATCCTCTCTCGCAGGTGGCGCCATGTTTGGAAGGATCTCCAAGTCCTTGACATAGAGGATAGAGCCCCTCGGTGGACGCCGGAATGGGAAGATCGATTTGATTCGTATGTGAATGCTATTTTAGGTCAGCGCAATACAGATTACTCCATTCAAAAGTTCCGCCTCACTTGCAATAAAGTTTCAGAGAGTCTCATATTAACATTGCTTGATGCCATCATTGGGCCCCATCTTCAAGAACTGTATCTCAGCATTGATCCGGTGTTTCGAATCAACTTGCCTAAAGCCATACTCACTTATCCAGAGTTTCCAAATGTTTATCTGCCATCCCTCAAGAACCTAGAGTTGGATTTCGTCTCTGTGAACCCCAGCAAGCTTTTATCCGGCTGCCCTGTTCTTGAAAATCTTAAACTCATTGTATCGAGCATATCCCCAGATAATAGTAAAGTTTATATACCTACAATCCAGATGCCTTGCACATTGAAAAGTTTAATCTTTGAAGATAACGTGTTTTTTTCTGGGATTAGCCATCGTGTGATAGACACGCCTTCTCTTGAATACCTCCACATGAAGGACCTTCACGAACTCTGAgctaaaattttcttttagcaATTTCACTAACATGGTGGAGGCACATCTTGATATTCTGCATAACGATATTAAGTATATTGGTTGGGTGCCCCACCTTCTCCATGCACTCCGCGAAACAAAATTCTTGGCATTGAAAGGTTACACAGCACTGGTAACATGCTTGATGTAACTCCATTATTTGAATTTATAAATTCTAACtataattatgaattatgactTATAATTGTTATGTACTTATCTTCTATGCAGTGCTTATTTAGTGCCCCAGCTTTCGAATTTCACCGTTTGCTCAATCTAGAGCTTGATGTTCCATGTTTCAACACAAACTTCCTGCTAAACTTCCTTCATAATTCTCATGTACTTGAAACTCTTGTGATTCATGATATTTCCAGGGTATGAATACATTTCAATTTAAAACTAGTGTCTCTATTTCTTTTTTGTTGTTTGCCCGAGTCTATtgaaaagttttattttttgttttcaggACAAATATTTTCGTCCGCTGGAGTATGATGGGACAGCACCACCAACCATGGTTCCCAATTGTGTGACGTCACATCTCAAGAGTTTTGAATTTAGAGGATATGAAGACTCTGCAGGTGAGCGTGAATTTATTGCATATCTTTTGCAAAGAGGACTTGCTCTGAAGACCGTCACAATTCATCTTAAATATGTTTTCAACCAAGAGACAAAGTACGATATTGTCAGCGAATTATCTGCTATACCAAGGGGCTCTGCAACATGCCAACTAAATTTCATTGACCAAAATGCTGTTGAGCATGGTATGAATTCTCACTAACTCTATTCTCTGGTTGTTCATTGATCAAAGGTGTTATCATGTTAGAGCCTTAAAAAGTTCTAAAAATTATTCAAGTTGAATAACTGTTGGGACAATTTTAGGCCAGTCTGCTAcctaaattattaaaatatttgttgatgCTTATGAATAAATTTGTTTGATACCCTGAAAACATGCACTTGAACATAGTAGGAAATTTATATATGCCGTTTAATGCTTTGAGTTGCATACATCAATTTGTGATGCAGGTTGATGGCAAGTTGGCAACTCTACACTTTGGTCAACTACAAAACGATTTTTGATGCATCATGACTAGGATATGAaccatgtttttatttttacttttctgtGAATCTTTTATTTGCTTAATATATTTTTTCCAATAACATGTTTTTTTGATGCACTTGTTTGCAAAAAGAGGCAGAGGTAATTTTTCATTTAGTTGGTATTTTTGGTATTCATTCGTTTACTTGTGAGTCATATTTAAAAGaaactatttattattttaaatcaaattaagtTTGGAAACAGAAAATTATCCCttacttctttttattttaaatatatatcagAAAATGTCCAAACACATATGGCGAAAATTTTTATCATTGTTATATTTGGAGGATTGTAATCATGCTGATTATTTGTGTGACTTTAGAATTGTTAAGTTGCTTAACACTGAATCAATGTTAGGCCAGTCTCCCACATTAATTCTCTGTTGATGTCTATGAATACTTCttacaaaaaaatatgtaatttgGTTTGATGCcctgtttttcttttttctgcATGACTTGTAACTAATTGTGCACATATAGACTGAAGAGTGAGTTAGTTAATTGAGTTAGATTTAGACTAGTTGTATTTATCTCTAGCTAGCAGGTCCACTTAGATAGAGTATATACATAAAACGTGTAACGTGTAAGATTGCTGACCAATCTTTTCTTCATATCCTCTGTAATTTTTCTCTCTAACACTAATGAGAATCAGAATACAGAACTTCCTCTTTTCCATATTCCACTCTTGAGTCACACACGGTTAAAGTACTCGAGCTAATCAAGGTCACCTGGTCTTAATGTTTCTTATTGTTCCTAAGTATGCTTGTCCTAGCTTAAACAACTAGCTGAAGTAGGATTTTTATTGGAGAGATACATTCTtgttctatttaattttttggtgGATTTTGAGGGATAGAAATGATATCTACAATTCTGATGATGGATGAGGTGCTAACAAAGTAGTAAGTATGATCCGGAGTTCAACTTGAGAAATACTTGTCATCTTTAATATGCacattttttatctctttttgtGCTTTGAGTTAGAACTGGAAGACTTGCATCACCTTGATTCAAAGGACATCTAATCACTTAACTGATCTTATAGATAAAAATGCTGCTTCAAATTTGGAGGAATATGTGGAATGAATTTAGCCTTGAAATGAGCTCTCCATCATATCTTTTGCTTAGATAGGAACTAAGCCAATTAATTTGGCtttgttttcttattttttctgttttctttttccttttttttggcGGAATATTGATGGATATTGTTGTCCTATAGAACCCTCTTCTTGAAAAGTCTTCAGTTTTAGCCAACACTGCAATGAAGATGAATTTCATGCATGAAAAAACAATAAACAAAAACAAGCATATAGAAGATGGAACCTCTAAAGTGCTGTCCCTTTGGTGAGTGAAGTTTGGTTATAACTGATATGAAGAGGCCTTTTAAAAAAAAGTGCAAACATGTCCATTGTAGTTCAATGCAGGTATAACATGATTTGATGATGACATAGAAGCTCCTTTGGAATCAATTAGGCTTGACATAGGTATTGCCCTCTCTAAAGTTGGCAACTTGACATCACTTGAAATATATGAATGGAGTGAGACAAGGATTGTGTTTTGGATGAATTCCTTGAGAGAATCATCTCTCAGcgtcaatatatatatatacataggTACAGAAATAAAATCCCTTAATACTAGGAGATATGATAGAATCAGATCCCTTAATACTAGGAGATCCAACAGAATCAGATATCTAAAGAGGGAAACTATATCAAAACAGATCTAATCTGATATTCAACACTCCCCCTCAAGTACAACCAAAGACTCGTAGTGGAAGAGAAAAAATGTGTTCATGAGGAAATAAAATGGAGTGAGGAACTTGATTTTGTAAAACAGAAGAAGGCATACGATTAATTAAATATGTAGTTAAAATAACCTCACCCCAAAACTTAAGGGAAACATGAGTATGGAGAAGAAGAGTGCGAGCAGTTTCAATCAAGTGACGATGTTTACGCTCAGCCACACCATTCTATTGAGGGGTATGAGGACAAGACGATTGATGTAGAATGCCTTGGGAGGACAAGGAAGACGAAAAGGGTGTTGAAAAATACTCACGAGTATTATCACTTcgtaaaattttaattgaagttttgaattggttttgaatttcaGAACAGAAAGACTtgaaatatacaaataattcAGATCTATCCTTCATTAAATATAACCAAGTGCAACGAGAAAAGTCATCAATAAATGTGACAAAATAACGAAAACCAGAATGAGAAGTAACCCGACTAGGTCCCCATACATCAGAATGAATAACAGAAAAGGGAGACGCAGCCCGTGTATTGACACGACTTGTAAAGGAACTACAAACATGTTTACCTAAATGACAAGTTTGACACTCTAAGGTAGTAAGGCGAGATAAACTCGGGACCATAGCTTGTAACTTCGAGAGGCTGGGATGTCCCAGGCGACAATGGACCACGTCCGGAGACTCAACAGCAGCAATAGAAGACATAGTAGTAGTGGGTAAGGCAAGCCGATACAGTCCTTGAGACTCACATCCTGTACCAATCGTCTGTCCCGTCCCTCGATCCTACACAATGACGGAGTCAGCAAAAAAGGTAACAGAACAATTGAGAGAACGAGTAAGTTGGCTAATAGAAATCAAATTGAAAGGACAATTGGACATGTAAAGAACAGATTTCAAAGGTAATGTAGGAAGAGGAGTAGCTTGACATATTCCCTTAGCACCAATTTTAGAACCATCAGCCAAAGTGATAGAAGGAAGAAATGTAGGGTGTTAAAGTTTAAAGAGGACAGAAGAAGTACCAGAAATGTGATCAGAAGCACCTGAGTCAAGGACCCATGGTCCAAGAGAAGACGAATGAGAGATACAAGCAACAGAATTACCAGAGTGGGCCACTGAAACAACGGGAGTAGATGCCTGCTTTGAAGCTTGGTACTTGAGAAACTCATCATAATCATTGCCAGAGACAAATATCCCTTGTGGTTGTGCGGCGGAGTGAACGTCAGATGGCTCATTAGTTTGGACAACATTAGCTACCTTGGTAGGACGACCATGGAGAGCATAACATTTATCCTGAGTATGACCAATCATATGGCAATGGGTACAACTAAGGCGAGTACGATTACCACGACCATTACCACGACCCCCACGGCCGCCGCGAGTGGGCACTTGAAAGGACACTTGAGAAGAAGATTGGGATGCCAATGCAGTTTGGTCGAAAGTATGGGTCTCAAGAGAGGGGCCGGATTGCAAGAGTCGTGCAAATATGTCTTGAAGAGAAGGAACGGGTGAGGTGCCCAATATTTGTTGCCGAAGAGATTCAAGTTCAGCTGGCAACCCAAGTAACGTAAGTACCAAAAATAGCTTTCCCTGTTGAGCATGATGGTCATCAGCATTAGACACATAGGGAAGGAGAGTCGAGAACTCTTCCTTGACAACTTCCACAGCCCCAACATAAGATTCCATATCAGTTCCTTGAAGCTGTAAACTACACAGCTTCTTAGCAACATGGTAAAGTCTTGCAATGTCATTAGTGTATAAAGCTTTAGCACGATCCCACACCTTTTTACAAGTTTTGTAAGCCCGAAACATAGTCAGCTTTGGTGGATCAATGGTCTGCCACATAAGGTTACATAGTTGGGCATCAATCTTCTTCCAAGTGGTTTTGTCAACGGCGCGAACATCATCAACAGATTTAGTAAGGTGGTCTTCATAGCCTTGGTCCATGAACCAAAGTTCCACAGAATCAGCCCAAGAAAGGTAATTTTTGGCACCCATCAATTTTTCAGAGGTCATTGTAGCGGTTCCAGAAACGACAGATGTTAGAACAGCCGGTTTACTACCATTGGAGTTGGTGTCGGGGGTTACCTCAGAAGACATGATGGTAGACACTCAGAAACGGCcggaaaacacctgcagaagggAAACGAGGGCCGGAAAAAGCCTGGGCAGCGGAGAAATTTTGGGAACAGGCCGAACTTGGCTTTCCGGTTCTGATTCTGGGGTTGCTTCGGAGTGGGTTTGATGTTTGACAAGGTTTTGGCCGAAAAAGCAGTTTCTGACGAAGAGACACAGCTGATAGTGTCAGCTGGTGAGGAAAGGGAACACGACTGAGAGATTGCAGCcgtaaaagaagaaaaacaaatagaAATCAGAGCCGGGTCAAAACCCGCTCTGATACCAACTTGAAATATATGAATGGAGTGAGACAAAGATTGTGTTTTGGATGAATTCCTTGAGAGAATCATCTCTCAGcgtcaaaatatatatatacataggTACAGAAATAAAATCCCTTAATACTAGGAGAATATGATAGAATCAGATCCCTTAATACTAGGAGATCCAACAGAATTAGATATCTAAAGAGGGAAACTATATCAAAACAAATCTAATCTGATATTTAACAACATCTTATCATTTGCTCCACATTGCCACATGGGGTTGAACAAACATGTGGCTACTATCCTAAATATGTATGATGAACTTGCAGGAAGGGAAGCATTCATATTGATGATATATTGAGCCATAGGTGTGTGTCACTGTACAAGTCAAATAGTCAATAATGCTAATGTTTTCAGCAGAAACAAGAACATAGACATGAAagaaaatcaatttaaagctAATAACAAAAGCACAAAATCTCCAAAGGTATATGTTCCACAACAAAATGAAGCTTCATTTCTCCTTTACCATAAACTTGCTCTGTTTTCAATCTAAGATATCTACTTCTTTAGCAATagaaaacaataacaataataaagcATTTTTTATCT from Arachis stenosperma cultivar V10309 chromosome 9, arast.V10309.gnm1.PFL2, whole genome shotgun sequence encodes the following:
- the LOC130948722 gene encoding F-box/FBD/LRR-repeat protein At5g56420-like isoform X2 — encoded protein: MVEAHLDILHNDIKYIGWVPHLLHALRETKFLALKGYTALCLFSAPAFEFHRLLNLELDVPCFNTNFLLNFLHNSHVLETLVIHDISRDKYFRPLEYDGTAPPTMVPNCVTSHLKSFEFRGYEDSAGEREFIAYLLQRGLALKTVTIHLKYVFNQETKYDIVSELSAIPRGSATCQLNFIDQNAVEHG
- the LOC130948722 gene encoding F-box/FBD/LRR-repeat protein At5g56420-like isoform X1 — translated: MVEAHLDILHNDIKYIGWVPHLLHALRETKFLALKGYTALCLFSAPAFEFHRLLNLELDVPCFNTNFLLNFLHNSHVLETLVIHDISRDKYFRPLEYDGTAPPTMVPNCVTSHLKSFEFRGYEDSAGEREFIAYLLQRGLALKTVTIHLKYVFNQETKYDIVSELSAIPRGSATCQLNFIDQNAVEHGMNSH